In Heyndrickxia vini, the sequence GAAAGGTTGGGGCTGGCTAGACCAATCTTATACTATCAATAAATTAAAGGATTTGTATTCCGGCACTCGTGCCAAAAGGCTGGATGAATTAAAGGCCGCTGCACCGGCACTTGACTTCATTTATTTAGATGTCTGGTATCAAGATCAATGGGAATCGGATCGAATTGCCGAACAGCTGATGGACCGCGGCTGGAGAGTATCAACGGAAACTGGTACATCTGTAGCCAATTACTCAACATGGCAGCACTGGGCTACTGATAAAAATTACGGGGGACCGGCCAGCAAAGGAATCAACTCGGATGTACTTCGTTTTATTAGTAATCATCAAAAGGATTCTTGGGTATTGAATTGGCCGGAGGCAGGCGGAACAGCTGATCATCCTCTACTTGGGGGATATGAACTGGCTGGTTTTGAAGGATGGCAATCGGATAAGAACTTTGATAACTTCATCCGAATGACATTTGATACGAATGTTCCTACTAAATTTTTGCAAAAGTATTATGTAACGAAATGGACAACAGTTGATGGAGATAAGCAAAAAACAAACTTGGAAAAAGAAATTAAATTAACTGATCCTAGTAACGGAGATGTTGTCGTTGTCACGAGAAAAGATAACTCTAGGGAACGTGTGATTACACTTAATGGAAATATTGTCCTTGATGAACATTCTTATCTAATCCCTTGGGCTAAACAAGACTTTAAAACAAAAACGCCTGATTCCAAAAAATTATATCATTGGAATTTGAAAGGCGGTACGACCACTTGGACACTTCCGGATGAATACAAAGGTGCATCAAGTGTCAATGTATACAAATTAACCGATCAAGGTAGAACGGATGAAAAGAAAGTAAAAGTGGTAAATAATCAAATTACGCTGACAGCTGAGGCAGCAACTCCATATATCGTTGTACCAAAAAAAGCGAAGGGATTGCAAATCGATAATTGGAGCGAGGGTGCTCATGTTTATGACACAGGATTTAATTCAGGAACAGTAACAGATAAACATACATTAATCGCCGGGGATAAAAAATCTGTAAATGTCAAACAAACCAATCAAACAGGAAGTGCACGTAACTTAAGCAGCGGTGACTATTTCTTAAATATCGATAATCCGTCAAAAACTACATCCATGATCCGCACGATTACAGACTTAAAACCTGGGAAAGAGTATGTGGCAGAAGTTTATGTTGAAAACAATAGTGATGCGAAGGCATCCATAGAAGTCGTTACCGGGAAAAAGCATACGAAAAGTTACACCCTTCGTAGCTTGCAAAAGAACTATGTCAAAGCGGATTCACATGCTTCAAATGATGGAAGCAATAGTAAAATGCAAAGAATGAAAGTAAATTTTAAGGCTACATCAAAAACAGCCCAATTATTACTTAGCCGGGACCCTGGTAGCGGAAATACAAAATTTGATGATATTCGGATCGTTCAGAAGTCATTGTCTAATGATGTTTCTACAAATGTATTTGAACAAGACTTTGAATCTGTTGTCCAAGGGATTTACCCATTTGTTATCGGGAATACAGAAGGTGTAGAGGATAACAGAATCCATCTATCTGAACTGCATGCTCCATATACACAAAAAGGATGGGCAGGCAAAAAATTAGTCGATGATGTACTAGGAGGAAAATGGTCCGTTAAAGTGAATACCGGAAACAAAGGTTTAGTTTATCGTACCATTCCCCAAAACTATCACTTTGAATCAGGAGTAACTTATAAAGTATCATTCGATTATCAAACGACAGCAAATGCGTATCGCTTCATCTCGGGGGATCAAGAAATTGATGTTCGAGACATTGCAAATGCGAAGGGATTAGGTGTGAATGACCTGCTTCAATCATCAACGAATACAAAAAGGGCAGAATTTACGATAACAGGGTCTGAAAATGGCCAAACTTATATTGGAATCTTTAGTGATGGAACAAGCTTGGACGGCGATACGGGCGCGGGGACATTTATGTTAGACAACCTGCGCATTGAAAGAGTGAACTAAGCTTACAGAAGGTGGGATAAGAACGTGGCCCTTTTTCCCGTCTTCTAAAGAAGACCGCCGGGACGAGAAAAATTCGTCCCGGTTATTTTTTTAAGGATTTGCTTCTTGCTTTTTTTGTTTTATTCGTTTTTGAGTTTTTGATATTTCTATAATGTGAAGGAGATACATTTGTTACACGTTTAAACGATTGAGCAAAGAAAGATTGCGAAGAAAACCCTGTTATTGCCGCAATATTCGAGATGGGATAGTTAGTCGTTTCCAGCAATATTTTACTTTCTCTAATCCGTGTCTGAATTAAGTACTCAATAGGAGAAACACCAACTAATTTCTTGAATGAATGGGCCAAATAGTATTTATTTATATGTCCAGCTTCAGCTAAAGTATCTAGATTAATGTTTTCACGAAAATGGAGCTTAATATAGTTTTTAATAAAAGCAATATCTTTGTTAATCTTTTGCGTAGAGGTTTTTTCTAAGTTGAACGCTTTTTTTCTCATCATTTTAAGCAATAGTATTTCTAGAATGTTTTGGACAATCAGTTCATAATCTTCTTTCTGGTTTTGGACTTCTTCAATTAATTGTTGGAGGTAAAAAAGATAAACATTCTGCTCCAGTTTAAAATTATAAAAGGTGACCTGGGAACCCGAATCATTTGGGTCAAAGAAGGAGAGACCTTGGATACCTAGTGCGATGTATTCAAGCGGGTCTCCATCGGCGGATTTTTCAGTGTGCTCTATATTCGGATTGATGACGATTAAATCATGTTCTGTAACGGGTACTTCTTGGTTTGAAAATATAAAAGTACCTTTTCCCTTTGTTATGTATAAAATTTCGGTGAAGTGATGGGTATGATTGGTGCTATGCCAATCCTTATCATATTTTGATTTGGTTACATAAAGAATTTTTACTGGAAGATGACCTCGATTAGACTGCGGTATTTCAACGATCTCATTTGACAAATAATCCCCTCCTTGTTGATTTTGGGAACATAGACCGTTCCTTTCCGCTACAGGAGCCTGCTTTTTCGCTAGAGTATCTGAGGTAATTGCACTTTTTTAATATTATAGAATTTTTATTCAATTTTTACAATGGAAAGCAAGATACATAAAAAACAGAGCAATATGTTTGTTGTGTAAGCGTTTTTCCAATCGTATACTTTAGGTATAAAGGGGGATTGAAGGATGAAGAAGACGTTAATGATGGCTGGAATGATCACTTTACTATCATTTGGCTTAATCGCTTGTCAGAACGGTGGAGACAAGAAGGTTAACTCGAATGGCGACAAAAAACAGACTTTACAAGTAGCTGCATTAGAATCAGCGTATGGGAAAGATATGTGGACAAAAGTAGCTAAGGCGTATGAAGAAGCAAATCCTAATGTGAAGGTAGAGTTGACGGTTGATAAGAACTTGGAAGAGGTAATCAGCCCGAACATGAAAGCTGGAAACTATCCGGATGTCGTTTTATTAGCAACTGGGAGGAAATTAGCACTGACTGAAACGCTGATCAAGGATAAAGCATTAGTAGATATTACAGATGTTTTTGATAAAAAAGTATATGGTGAAGATGTCAAAGTGAAGGATAAATTAATTCCAGGGTTTACTGATACACTTGCAACCAATCCCTACAACGATAATAAGACATACTTAGCCCCAATGTTCTATAGCCCTACTGGATTATTCTTTAATAAAGCATTGTTAGAAGAAAAGGGCTGGAAAGTACCGAAGACTTGGGATGAGATGTGGGCTTTGGGAGATAAAGCGAAAGCGGAAGGAATTTCCCTATTCACATATCCGACTACTGGTTACTTTGATGCATTCGTCTATTCTTTACTCTTAGAAGTGGGCGGACCGGAGTTTTATAATCGTGCGATGAGATATGAAGATGGTATTTGGGAAACTCCTGAAGCAACTAAGGTATTTGAAATTGTTGGAAAATTGGCGAAGTACACTGATCCAACAACAGTTGCGAATGGAAACGATAAAAACTATCAAAAAAATCAACAATTAGTTTTAGATGATAAAGCGCTCTTTATGCCTAATGGCACTTGGGTTGTAGGGGAAATGAAAGATGCTCCTAGAGCGAAAAAATTTGAATGGGGCATGACTGCTCTACCTGCAATTGAAGATGGCGGTGACCGCTATGCTTTTACTTTCTTTGAGCAAATGTGGGTACCATCGCAATCAAAAAATCAAGATGCTGCCAAGGATTTCTTAACATTTGTTTATTCTGATAAAGCTGCGGACATTTTCGCTGAATCAGGCGCAATTCAACCAATTGAAGGTATTTCTAGTAAACTCTCAGGAGACAATCAATTATTTTATAGTATTTATGATAATGGAGCAAAAGCAGGAATGGGCGGATTTGCTGCAACCGATCCTGTTGAAGGTGTCAGTATGGCTGATTCATTATTTGGAAGTATTGATAGTGTTGTTTCTGGTGACAAAACAGTTAAAGATTGGCAGAAGGCCGTTGAAAAGGCAAGTGACCAATTACGTCCTGCTTTAAAATAATAGTTTCACAAAGTAATAACGGTGAGCGCGATTCTCACCGTTATCTTTCATTAATAGAGGTGATGGCAGTGAATAAAACAACGGAGAAAAGGATTTTTATTTTTGTTTGTTTAGCACCCGCACTTATCTTGTTAGCGATATTCATGATTGTGCCTACAATAGAGGTATTTAGAATGTCCTTGTATAAATGGGGTGGGTTTTCAAATAATCAAGTATTCGTAGGTTTGGAGAATTTCAAAAAGTTATGGAATGATATGAATTTTATTCGCTCTCTCCAAAACAGTATTTTATTAATCGTGATTGTAACCATCGTTACGATGGTGATGTCTATTTTATTTGCCACATTATTAACGAGAGAAAAAATAAAAGGTAATGGCTTTTTTCGGATTATTTTCTATATCCCTAATATCCTATCAATTGTCGTTATTGCAGGTATCTTTTCGGCAGTATATGACCCATCAACGGGATTACTAAACAATCTATTCGCTGTCTTTAAATTTGAAGGTCTTCAAAAGATGTGGCTGGGGAATCAACAAATTGCGATATACAGTATAGGGGGAGCGCTCATTTGGCAATCCATTGGTTATTATATGGTCATGTATATGACGAGTATCTCCAGTATTCCGGAAAGTTTCTATGAAGCTTCTGCATTGGAAGGCGCGGGAAGGATTAGACAATTTTTTAGTATTACTTTGCCATTGATATGGAATAACATCCGGACGACGTTAACATTTTTTATTATCAGTACGATTAATTTAAGTTTTTTGCTCGTGCAAGCAATGACTGGCGGCGGTCCTGATGGATCTACTGAAGTATTTTTAAGCTACATGTATAAGCAAGCATACACCAATTCTTCTTATGGTTACGGTATGGCAATTGGGGTAGTTATCTTCTTATTCTCATTCGCACTATCGGCGATTATTAGTCGCGTCACCAAACGGGAAGTGCTGGAGTATTAAGGAGGTTCACGTTGATGAAAAAACAAAAAGGAATGAATGCAGAGAAAATTTACCGTTTATTTATCTATGTTGCCCTGATCACATTAGCCATTTCTATTATTATTCCTGTAGCATGGGTTTTCTTAGCTTCCATTAAACAGAATTCTGAGTTTTATGGTAGTCCGTGGACTATGCCGAAAGGATTTTACATTCAAAATTTCATCGATGCGTTTGAAAAAGCAAACATGGGCATGTATATGCTGAATTCGGTTATGGTTACGGCACTGGCACTTTTAATTTTACTGATTGTTGCTTTGCCGGCAGCATATGTTTTAGCAAGATACACGTTTAGAGGGAGTAAATTTTTTAACACATTGTTTAAAGCTGGGTTATTTATTAATGTGAACTACATTGTCGTTCCAATCTTTCTTCTTTTATTGAACGGGGATAACTTTTTACGTGGGCAATTTGGAGAAGGCTTTTTATTGGATAATCTATTTGTTTTAGCAGTCGTTTATGCAGCAACGGCATTGCCCTTTACCATCTATTTATTATCTAGTTATTTTCAATCGCTGCCTGCAACCTATGAGGAAGCGGCACTTGTGGATGGTGCCGGATATTTCATTACGATGATCAAAATTATGATTCCAATGGCTCGACCAAGCATCATCGCAATCATCCTATTCAATTTCCTTTCATTTTGGAATGAATACATTATTGCTTTGACTTTGATTCCGGGACCGAATAAAACGTTGCCTGTCGGGCTTATGAACTTAATGGCTGCACAAAAATCTGCCGCAAATTATGGCCAATTGTATGCAGGAATGGTTCTTGTCATGTTGCCAACTTTAATTTTGTACATATTGGTTCAAAAGAAACTAACGCAAGGGATGACTCTTGGCGGATTGAAGGACTAGGAGGATGAACATGGAAAAGAAAAAAGGACGCGTTACCCTACCAAGTGAGGAAAATTTCCTCACTGAAACAAAAGAATTGATGGAGAGATGGGGAGCGGATGCCATCCGAGACAGTGATGGCACGAAATTGGATGACAGCATTAAGCAATTAGATGCAAAAATTTATACGACTTATTTTGTTGCCCGCGGCCATAATGAATTTGCGCAAAAACATATGGAAGAATGCCAACAATTATATTTGATGAGCATGTTCAACACGGCGGTAACGGAAACTCTTGAAATAGATTTTATGAAGGGCTATTTTACGGAACAATTGAAGCCTGATTATGTGCATGATCCTAAGAAATACTGGGAAGTCATTGATCGGACAACTGGAAAAGTGGTTGATATTCATCAGTGGGAAGTAAATGAAGATAAGAATAGTATCTTAATTACCGATGCAATTCCTTGGCATGAATATACTGTGTCGTTCTTAGTTTATGCGATTTGGGACCCTACACAAATGTACAATCATATTACTAATAATTGGGGAGATAAAGCACATGATATTCCATTTGATGTAAGGCAGCCACATTCCAATGAGTATATGAAATCCTATTTAACACAATGGCTGCAAGAGAATCCGGATACTGATGTGGTTCGTTTCACAACATTATTCTACCATTTTACATTAGTATTCAATCATTTAGGCAAAGAGAAATTTGTTGATTGGTTTGGTTATGGAGCAAGCGTTTCTGTAGCTGCAATGGACGCTTTTGAACAAGAAAAAGGCTATCGTTTAAGACCGGAAGATATCGTGGATCAAGGATATTACAATACATCTTTCAGAATACCGACTAAAGCATTTATTGATTATATGGATTTTATCCAAAAATTTGTGGCTGAAGAAGCTAAGAAACTTGTGGGTATTGTTCATGAGAGCGGCAAAGAAGCGATGATGTTTCTAGGTGATAACTGGATTGGTACGGAGCCATATGGTAAGTATTTTGAAAATATTGGCTTTGATGCAGTTGTCGGTAGTGTTGGTGGCGGTGCAACATTACGGATGATAGCAGATATTCCACATGTTCGTTACACGGAAGGAAGGTTTTTGCCTTATTTCTTCCCTGATACGTTTTATGAAGGGAATAATCCTGTGATCGAAGCGAATGAAAACTGGCTTACGGCAAGAAGAGCCATCTTACGAAATCCTGTCGATCGAATCGGCTATGGTGGTTATTTGAGTCTCGCTTATAAATTCCCTGAATTTGTTGCTTATATTGAAAAGGTGACAGATGAATTCCGGAATATTTACGACACGATTAAAGGAATTAAACCTTATACGGGAATTAAAGTGGCTATTTTGAATTCATGGGGAAAAGTAAGAACTTGGCAAACCCATATGGTTGCACACGCCTTATGGTATAAACAAATCTATTCTTATTTAGGTGTATTGGAATCGTTAAGTGGTGCGGCTGTTGATGTTACGTTCATAAGCTTTGACGATGTAATCAGGGACGGTGTACCAAAGGATGTCGATGTAATTATCAATGCGGGTGACGCCGGGACGGCTTTTTCCGGCGGGGAGAAATGGGCTGACGAAAAGCTCATCACGACAATCAGAGCTTGGATTTATAATGGCGGCGGCTTTATTGGAATTGGTGAACCAACAGCTTATCATCATCAAGGCCATTATTTTCAATTAGCTGAGGCACTTGGCGTAGACAAGGAACTAGGGTTTAGTTTGTCGACAGATAAATATTTTACAACTGCTTTAGAAAAGCATTTTATTTCTACTGACAGTACTTCATTCGATTTTGGAGAAGGAATGAAAAATATTTATTCATTATCGGAGGATACCGAAATCATTGAGTATTCGAATGGTGAAATACATCTGTCCAGTCATGATTTTGGAAAGGGAAGAGGCGTTTATATCGCTGGTCTGCCTTATAGCGAAGAAAACACTCGTTTGTTGATGCGAGCATTATTTTACGCAGCACATAAAGAGGGTGAATTTCTTAAATGGCATGCTAGCAACGTATATTGTGAAGTACATGCGTATCCACTGATTCAAAAAATGGCAATTGTAAATAATTCGCTGAATGAACAAACCACACTTGTCTACGACGGCCAAGGAAACAGCCAAAAGGTAACATTGGCACCTAGTGAAATACAATGGAGGGATTTTTCAAATGAATCATAGGATTCTTGTTATTTTAAAGGTAGTTGCCTTTATTATTTGTATAGCCTTACTATTCATTGGTAAAAACACAGTTGGTAAACTCCATTTAGGTATAATGCTAATCGGATTAGCTGGTCTCCTTGGCTTGCTTTATGATTACAATCGAAAATATAGTTAGAACCTTTTGATCAATTCCTAGCATGCAGCGAGTTGGCAATGAAACAAAACCAACACCTGGTTTTTATTATAAAAAGGGAAGTTTCGGAAATAGGGGGGATTGTAAATGAGTATTTTAGTTCTCGGTGGGGCAGGTTATATTGGTTCACATGCAGTTTACCAGTTAATTGATAAACATTTTGATGTCGTCGTTGTGGACAATTTACTTACTGGACATCAACAAGCAATCCATCCAAAAGCAAGATTTTATCAAGGGAATATTAAAGATAAGGCATTTTTGCACCTAGTTTTTGAAAAGGAACAAATTGAAAGTGTTATTCATTTCGCCGCCAGTTCATTAGTAGGGGAGTCGATGACAAGTCCTATTAAATACTTTGACAATAATGTTTATGGTACACAAGTACTTTTAGAAGTAATGAACGATTTTGGTGTCAAACATATTGTTTTTTCTTCAACGGCAGCAACGTATGGTGAGCAGGAAGTCATACCAATTACAGAAACTGCTGAAACGAATCCGACCAACGCCTATGGAGAAACAAAATTAATAATGGAAAAGTTAATGAAGTGGTGTGATGCTGCATACGGGATTAAATATGTTTCTTTGCGTTATTTTAATGTTGCTGGTGCAAGAGCAACAGGAGAGATTGGCGAGGACCACGATCCGGAAACTCATCTAATCCCTGTGGTTCTCCAAGTACCCTCAGGCAAAAGAGATTTTATTTCTATTTTTGGCGACGACTATGATACTCAGGATGGGACTTGTATCCGTGATTATATTCATGTTGAAGATTTAATAGATGCACATATATTAGCGCTACAATATTTGCAAAAAGGTGGAGAAAGTAATGTGTTTAACCTTGGAAGCAGTAAAGGCTATTCCGTAAAAGAAATTGTGGAAGCTGCAAGGGAGATCACAGGGCATCCGATTCCAACAAAAATAGTAGAACGAAGAGCAGGTGACCCGAGTACATTGATTGCCTCTTCTGAAAAGGCAAAGCAAGTTCTTGGATGGAATTCGAAACGAACATCCATTCACCAGATTATTCGTGACGCTTGGAATTGGCATCGCACCCATGTAAATGGATATATGTAAGGAGGGATGAACATGAATGTGTATGGGTCCATTAACGAACTAGTCTTGAAAGCGATTGAATTACATATGATTCAGCAGGAGGATGAGATTTATGCACGAAACCAGATTATGGCCTTTCTCGGTTTGACCGATTTTTCGCAAAAAAATAACCATGTAGAGAGGCGTAATCTTGATGTTCCAGAACTTCTTGATGAATTGATGCTGTTTGCTGTTCAGGCGGGCATAATTGAGGATTTATTTGATGAAAGGGAAATGTTAAGCAGCCAAATCATGAATGTTTTTTTGAAACTGCCATCTGAAATTAATAAAATCTTTTATCAAAAATGGACGAACAGCCCTGAAAAAGCAACTGCCTATTTTTATGAATTAAGCCAAAATAGTAACTATATTCAAATGAAAAGAATCGCCGAAAATATTAATTACAAAGCCGTAACAGAATATGGCGAATTAGATATAACAATTAATCTATCAAAGCCAGAGAAAGACCCGAAGGAGATAGCTAGGGAAAAAGAGAGAAGAACGACCTCACATTATCCAACATGCCTGCTTTGTATAGAAAATGAAGGCTTTTCCGGCAGAATTGGTCATCCTGCGCGATCGAATCATAGAATGATTAGATTGGAATTGAATAAGGAACAATGGCTTTTACAATATTCACCATATGTTTATTATAATGAACATTGTATCGTACTATCCCATGAACATCGCAATATGGTGATTAATCGGGAAACATTTCAAAGACTTTTGGAATTTGTTGAGAAATTCCCTCATTATTTCATTGGCTCTAATGCAGACCTGCCAATTGTAGGAGGATCTATTCTTACTCATGATCATTATCAAGGTGGAAACTATGAGTTTGCAATGGTGAAAGCAAAGGATGAAATAGTATTTGCACTCGATGCTTTTCCAATGATTCATTTTTCGACGATCAAGTGGCCGATGTCCGTTATCCGATTAAGGGGCAGTGACATGAAACAAATGGTTGCTGCCTGTAACTATATTTTTGAAAAGTGGAAAGAGTATTCAGATCCCGTTTCAAATATTTATGCGTATACAGGCGGAACAAGACATAATACGATTACTCCCATAGCAAGAATGCGGAACGGTCGGTTTGAAATGGACCTAGTCCTCCGTAATAATCGAACAAATGAGGAGCATCCACTTGGAATTTTTCACCCTCACGCCGATGTGCATCATATTAAAAAGGAAAATATCGGATTAATTGAAGTGATGGGGCTTGCAGTCTTGCCTTCACGCCTGAAGGAAGAACTGTCAGAGGTGGAGAACTATTTACTAGACCGGACAAATCATATTAAACCCTGTCATCTT encodes:
- a CDS encoding endo-alpha-N-acetylgalactosaminidase family protein, with protein sequence MGKQHFKKSFSTIVVLMVILITCMGNFVPPLHAVAKTGVNHLSTSNEDSVDILDDKLEEGDFTIISGDGKITYNEDGSATFRVTSSQKNRIVYNGMEKIKNGSFEADITPDTDNMNRFGLIYRVQNSSAYTYVGTGDQNNQYFGEVFGPSNSWTSMTSSVPLIANQTYHLRLKFLDDSATLYIDGEKVNTWTLAGGVDQPGFVGFEKSRGAANVTISNIKINEYEPPKAPDTPPIEDTLSSKYMDVTIDQVFPRVVKYNVGDKEMNGQESPVYGLKVNGTLYYPEVTFKKVSKSKAEYTLKVVDADEKLDAIFNVSLKVDHNKVIYQFDKITNKDSATIESVEFADMNFISVNSNQKNATAKLAKLSSDVTISGDLDVRVDSSMGNIGSKGSYYAGFLSNDQLSAGIWSSSEVNGYGNLIASRFENENGAKTMGLGSNALYYHKPFMPKPQSTKPTIKIAIAEDLNDDHEINWQDGAIAYREIMQKIKGSEDVNNNVGTRIAMNFGSQAQQPFLKTLDNVKKVALATDGLGQAVLLKGYGSEGHDSAHPDYGNVGERMGGAEDLNKLINEGHKYNTEFGVHINAQETYPEAAAFNEDFIDGPNSKGWGWLDQSYTINKLKDLYSGTRAKRLDELKAAAPALDFIYLDVWYQDQWESDRIAEQLMDRGWRVSTETGTSVANYSTWQHWATDKNYGGPASKGINSDVLRFISNHQKDSWVLNWPEAGGTADHPLLGGYELAGFEGWQSDKNFDNFIRMTFDTNVPTKFLQKYYVTKWTTVDGDKQKTNLEKEIKLTDPSNGDVVVVTRKDNSRERVITLNGNIVLDEHSYLIPWAKQDFKTKTPDSKKLYHWNLKGGTTTWTLPDEYKGASSVNVYKLTDQGRTDEKKVKVVNNQITLTAEAATPYIVVPKKAKGLQIDNWSEGAHVYDTGFNSGTVTDKHTLIAGDKKSVNVKQTNQTGSARNLSSGDYFLNIDNPSKTTSMIRTITDLKPGKEYVAEVYVENNSDAKASIEVVTGKKHTKSYTLRSLQKNYVKADSHASNDGSNSKMQRMKVNFKATSKTAQLLLSRDPGSGNTKFDDIRIVQKSLSNDVSTNVFEQDFESVVQGIYPFVIGNTEGVEDNRIHLSELHAPYTQKGWAGKKLVDDVLGGKWSVKVNTGNKGLVYRTIPQNYHFESGVTYKVSFDYQTTANAYRFISGDQEIDVRDIANAKGLGVNDLLQSSTNTKRAEFTITGSENGQTYIGIFSDGTSLDGDTGAGTFMLDNLRIERVN
- a CDS encoding AraC family transcriptional regulator encodes the protein MSNEIVEIPQSNRGHLPVKILYVTKSKYDKDWHSTNHTHHFTEILYITKGKGTFIFSNQEVPVTEHDLIVINPNIEHTEKSADGDPLEYIALGIQGLSFFDPNDSGSQVTFYNFKLEQNVYLFYLQQLIEEVQNQKEDYELIVQNILEILLLKMMRKKAFNLEKTSTQKINKDIAFIKNYIKLHFRENINLDTLAEAGHINKYYLAHSFKKLVGVSPIEYLIQTRIRESKILLETTNYPISNIAAITGFSSQSFFAQSFKRVTNVSPSHYRNIKNSKTNKTKKARSKSLKK
- a CDS encoding carbohydrate ABC transporter substrate-binding protein, whose translation is MKKTLMMAGMITLLSFGLIACQNGGDKKVNSNGDKKQTLQVAALESAYGKDMWTKVAKAYEEANPNVKVELTVDKNLEEVISPNMKAGNYPDVVLLATGRKLALTETLIKDKALVDITDVFDKKVYGEDVKVKDKLIPGFTDTLATNPYNDNKTYLAPMFYSPTGLFFNKALLEEKGWKVPKTWDEMWALGDKAKAEGISLFTYPTTGYFDAFVYSLLLEVGGPEFYNRAMRYEDGIWETPEATKVFEIVGKLAKYTDPTTVANGNDKNYQKNQQLVLDDKALFMPNGTWVVGEMKDAPRAKKFEWGMTALPAIEDGGDRYAFTFFEQMWVPSQSKNQDAAKDFLTFVYSDKAADIFAESGAIQPIEGISSKLSGDNQLFYSIYDNGAKAGMGGFAATDPVEGVSMADSLFGSIDSVVSGDKTVKDWQKAVEKASDQLRPALK
- a CDS encoding carbohydrate ABC transporter permease — encoded protein: MNKTTEKRIFIFVCLAPALILLAIFMIVPTIEVFRMSLYKWGGFSNNQVFVGLENFKKLWNDMNFIRSLQNSILLIVIVTIVTMVMSILFATLLTREKIKGNGFFRIIFYIPNILSIVVIAGIFSAVYDPSTGLLNNLFAVFKFEGLQKMWLGNQQIAIYSIGGALIWQSIGYYMVMYMTSISSIPESFYEASALEGAGRIRQFFSITLPLIWNNIRTTLTFFIISTINLSFLLVQAMTGGGPDGSTEVFLSYMYKQAYTNSSYGYGMAIGVVIFLFSFALSAIISRVTKREVLEY
- a CDS encoding carbohydrate ABC transporter permease gives rise to the protein MKKQKGMNAEKIYRLFIYVALITLAISIIIPVAWVFLASIKQNSEFYGSPWTMPKGFYIQNFIDAFEKANMGMYMLNSVMVTALALLILLIVALPAAYVLARYTFRGSKFFNTLFKAGLFINVNYIVVPIFLLLLNGDNFLRGQFGEGFLLDNLFVLAVVYAATALPFTIYLLSSYFQSLPATYEEAALVDGAGYFITMIKIMIPMARPSIIAIILFNFLSFWNEYIIALTLIPGPNKTLPVGLMNLMAAQKSAANYGQLYAGMVLVMLPTLILYILVQKKLTQGMTLGGLKD
- the gnpA gene encoding 1,3-beta-galactosyl-N-acetylhexosamine phosphorylase, with translation MEKKKGRVTLPSEENFLTETKELMERWGADAIRDSDGTKLDDSIKQLDAKIYTTYFVARGHNEFAQKHMEECQQLYLMSMFNTAVTETLEIDFMKGYFTEQLKPDYVHDPKKYWEVIDRTTGKVVDIHQWEVNEDKNSILITDAIPWHEYTVSFLVYAIWDPTQMYNHITNNWGDKAHDIPFDVRQPHSNEYMKSYLTQWLQENPDTDVVRFTTLFYHFTLVFNHLGKEKFVDWFGYGASVSVAAMDAFEQEKGYRLRPEDIVDQGYYNTSFRIPTKAFIDYMDFIQKFVAEEAKKLVGIVHESGKEAMMFLGDNWIGTEPYGKYFENIGFDAVVGSVGGGATLRMIADIPHVRYTEGRFLPYFFPDTFYEGNNPVIEANENWLTARRAILRNPVDRIGYGGYLSLAYKFPEFVAYIEKVTDEFRNIYDTIKGIKPYTGIKVAILNSWGKVRTWQTHMVAHALWYKQIYSYLGVLESLSGAAVDVTFISFDDVIRDGVPKDVDVIINAGDAGTAFSGGEKWADEKLITTIRAWIYNGGGFIGIGEPTAYHHQGHYFQLAEALGVDKELGFSLSTDKYFTTALEKHFISTDSTSFDFGEGMKNIYSLSEDTEIIEYSNGEIHLSSHDFGKGRGVYIAGLPYSEENTRLLMRALFYAAHKEGEFLKWHASNVYCEVHAYPLIQKMAIVNNSLNEQTTLVYDGQGNSQKVTLAPSEIQWRDFSNES
- a CDS encoding DUF6903 family protein, with protein sequence MNHRILVILKVVAFIICIALLFIGKNTVGKLHLGIMLIGLAGLLGLLYDYNRKYS
- the galE gene encoding UDP-glucose 4-epimerase GalE; this encodes MSILVLGGAGYIGSHAVYQLIDKHFDVVVVDNLLTGHQQAIHPKARFYQGNIKDKAFLHLVFEKEQIESVIHFAASSLVGESMTSPIKYFDNNVYGTQVLLEVMNDFGVKHIVFSSTAATYGEQEVIPITETAETNPTNAYGETKLIMEKLMKWCDAAYGIKYVSLRYFNVAGARATGEIGEDHDPETHLIPVVLQVPSGKRDFISIFGDDYDTQDGTCIRDYIHVEDLIDAHILALQYLQKGGESNVFNLGSSKGYSVKEIVEAAREITGHPIPTKIVERRAGDPSTLIASSEKAKQVLGWNSKRTSIHQIIRDAWNWHRTHVNGYM
- the galT gene encoding UDP-glucose--hexose-1-phosphate uridylyltransferase; this translates as MNVYGSINELVLKAIELHMIQQEDEIYARNQIMAFLGLTDFSQKNNHVERRNLDVPELLDELMLFAVQAGIIEDLFDEREMLSSQIMNVFLKLPSEINKIFYQKWTNSPEKATAYFYELSQNSNYIQMKRIAENINYKAVTEYGELDITINLSKPEKDPKEIAREKERRTTSHYPTCLLCIENEGFSGRIGHPARSNHRMIRLELNKEQWLLQYSPYVYYNEHCIVLSHEHRNMVINRETFQRLLEFVEKFPHYFIGSNADLPIVGGSILTHDHYQGGNYEFAMVKAKDEIVFALDAFPMIHFSTIKWPMSVIRLRGSDMKQMVAACNYIFEKWKEYSDPVSNIYAYTGGTRHNTITPIARMRNGRFEMDLVLRNNRTNEEHPLGIFHPHADVHHIKKENIGLIEVMGLAVLPSRLKEELSEVENYLLDRTNHIKPCHLPWSDEMKNRYQDEITPATVKKIIQKEVGYKFLKVLEDASVFKRKEGQEAFRTFIFSL